The window GCGCGGCGTATGCTCCCGGCAGCCTGTGAAGGTGCCCGCGTGGCGCGCGCCCAGCGCCGCCGCCGTCTCCCGCACCACGGCGGCGTTTTCCGCAAGCGAGCGGGACGCGGCTATCATTACGCGCCGCGCACCCAGCCTCTCCGCCTCCTCCGCCACGGCCTCGGCGGCGGGCCTGCCGAAGATCACCCGGTCCTGCGGCAAATAGGTGTAGTGCCCGGCCCGCACCTCGCCGTTCCCCGCCATCGCCTGCACCCTCCCCATCCGGTTTGCGTCCGTTTGCGGGAAAGCGTCCGGCGGCCGTCCCGGCCTGTCAAGCGCACCCCGCTCTGCCGGGCTGCAGGGTGGACAAACCCGTGCCGCGTGGCTAGGTCGGGTGGGCAAGCTTCTTGCGCCCGCGCAAGCCGCGTCCCAGCCAAAGGCGGGCACCGACCGCGCCCTCTCATCCATTGCGTGCGTGCCTGCCTCGCCGGTTTCGGATCGCTCCGGACACCCGGACCGCTTCCCGCGGGCCAGGAAGAGCCATTCATGCGAGAGACTGGGAGGAAGACCCATGCAACATGTCGAGGATCTGTACCCGACCCGCAAGGACGGCCGGGAACACATCATCGACCGCCGCGACCCCGTCATCTGGGGCGAACCCGAAGCGGACCTGCCCAGTGGGCTGCCGGAGGACCGGCTGAAGCAATTCGCGCGCGACGGCTACCTCGTGGTGCCGGACGTCTTTTCACAAGACGAGGTGGCGCTGATGCAGGCCGAGCTTGACCGCCTCGCCGCCGACCGGGACGTACGCGCCCGCGAGGAAGCGGTGCTCGAGCCCGACAGCGAGATCGTGCGCTCGCTCTTCGCCCCGCACCGGTTCAGCCCACTCTTCGACCGCGTGGCGCGGGACCGGCGGCTCACCGACCCGATCCGGCAGATGCTGGCGGACGATCTGTACCTCCACCACGCGCGGGTGAACGTGAAGCCCGCCTTCGACGGGCGCAGCTTCGCCTGGCATTCGGATTTCGAGACCTGGCACGCCGAGGACGGCTTGCCCCGGATGCGCGCGGTCACCGGCTGGATCATGCTGACGGAGAACACGCCGTCGAACGGTCCGCTGATGCTCATTCCCGGCAGTCACAAGATCTTCGTCGGCTGCCCGGGCGAGACGCCGGACGACCACTACAAGACCTCGCTGCGCCGCCAGAAGCTGGGCGTGCCGCATGCCGACACGCTCAGGGAAATGGCTCGCAAGGGAGGCATCGCGGGCGCTTACGGCAAGCCCGGCACCGTGGTCTTTCACGAATGCAACACGTTGCACGGCTCACCCGACAACATGTCGCCCTGGGACCGGCGCAACCTGATGTTCGTCTACAATGCCTGGTCCAACCGGCCCGTGGGCAAGCCCTTCTCGGCGCGCAAGCCGCGGCCCGCGTTCCTCAGCGAACGTCCGGACGCGCCGCTCGTGCCCGCAGAGGGACCGCTGGCGCAGGCCTGACCCGCACGCCACGCCCCCGCCGCCTGCGGGCGGGGGCGCGGGCGATCTCACTGGAACTGCTTCAGATAGGCGATGACGTCCTCGCGGTCGTCTTCCTTCTTGAGGCCTGCAAAGCCCATCTTGTTCTTCGGAATGAACCCCCGCGGATCGGCGAGGTAGGCGTCGAGGTTATCTTCCGTCCACACGAGGCCTTCCGCCTTCTTCGACTGGAAGGCATCCGAATACTTGAAGCCGTCGACCGACGCGATCTCGGCCCCGACGATTCCGTTAAGCTCCGGCCCCACCCGGTTCTTCGCATTTTCGCCGACCATGTGGCAGGCCTTGCACTTGTTGAACACCTTCTCGCCCTTGGCGGCATCGCCGTCGGCAAGCGCCGGCCCGGCAACGAGCGCGGCGAGCGCGGCGGCAAGTATCGTCCTGCTGACGGTCATGGGTGTACTCCTTTCCTCACGTGCGCGGCCCGACGCCGGCCAGGCCGGCTTGCCGCGCTTGGGGTAACACACTCCTCCAGGCCCCGGTTCGCAAGGCCTAGCAATCAACACTGGCTGGGACATCTTGCCACCCCGCCCCGGGGCCGAGGCATCCTAGCGGTCGACGATGTGATGCTTCCCGACGGGCGTGATCGCGCTCGCCTGGGGCCCGGCGACGCCCTCCTTCTCGGCGACGACGATGCGCACCTCGTCGCCGACCGACAGCTTGTCGAAGCTGCCGTCCGTGACCGCGTTGCGATGGAAATAGACCTCCGGCCCGCCGGCCATCGCGACGAATCCGTGATCGTCGAACAGGCTTGCGACGCGGCCATGATCGGGGACGTCGTGCGCCTTCACGTCGCCGCGCATCTTGCGGGCGTGGGCCTTCAACGCGCGCTCGGCCGCCTCGAAACTGTCGCGGAGGGCGACATAGACGTCCTCGTGCGCGTGGTTCTGCGGCCCCGTTCCCCCGACGACGATCTCGTTGCCGGGCACGCCCAGGTCGACCATGACGCGGAACAGGCCACCCTTTCGGTGATGCTTGTCGGGCGCTTCCACGGTCACGCGGCAACTCGTGATGCGGTCGTAGAAACGCTCCAGCCGCGCGGCCTTCTCCCGGATGCGAGCCTCGACCGCCGGTGAGGGATCGGTGTTCTTGAAGGTGATCTGAAGCGGCGTTTCCATGCTTCTCGCTCCCTTTGCCTGCTCGGTTTTGCCGCACCAGAGCACGAAGCCGCCGCCGCCTTCGTTGCGGCAGATCAAGAACGCATCGCGCGATTGACATGCGTCAACGCCCGCGCTGGCCGGCCGCGCCAGCATGATGTGCCTGCCCGCACGAACGGCACACGAAACGGACAACAGCCGCGTGCGGAAGCGGAGGGAGGGATGCCGCCGATGCCGTGGGAGCCGATTGACAAGCGGCCGGATGCCGATGCCGTCGCGCCCAATCTGGACGACTACGACCGCGTGCGCGCGTCGTTCGAGTGGGAGGATGCGCGCGCCGCGCTGGGTCTCGCCCCTGGCGGGCCGGTCAACATCGCACATGCTGCCGTCGACCGGCATGTGAACGCGGGACGGGGCGACCGTCTCGCGCTCCGCTGGCTCGGCCGCGCCGGCGAGGTCCGCGACTTCACCTATGCCGATCTTGCCCGCGAATCCGCCCGCTTCGCGCGGCTCCTGACGGACCTGGGCGTACGCCGCGGCGACGTCGTCTTTTCACTGCTGGGCCGGGTGCCGGAGCTTTATCTCGCGGTGCTCGGCACGCTGAAGATGGGCGCGGTCTACTCCCCCCTCTTCTCCGCCTTCGGGCCGGAGCCCGTCCGCTCCCGCATGGAGATCGGGGGCGCGCGCGTCCTCGTCACCACCCGCACCTTCTACGAGCGCAAGGTGGCCCCCTGGCGCGATGCGCTGCCGGGCCTGGAACACGTCCTGCTGACCGACGCGGAGGGCGACCCGCCGCCCGGCACGCGCGACCTGCACGCCCTGCTCGCCGACACGCCTGCCGACGTCGAGACCGCGGAGACGGGGGCGGAAGATCTTGCACTGCTGCACTTCACCAGCGGCACGACCGGCAAGCCCAAGGGCGCCATGCACGTGCACGAGGCGGTCGTCGCGCACCATGCGACGGGGCGGTTCGCGCTCGACCTGCACGAGGGCGACATCTTCTGGTGCACCGCCGATCCCGGATGGGTCACCGGCACCTCCTACGGCATCGTCTCGCCGCTGACCGTGGGCTGCACCATGATCGTCGACCAGGCGGAGTTCGATGCCGAACGCTGGTACGCCACGCTGCAGGACCAGAAGGTCACCGTCTGGTACACCGCACCGACCGCGATCCGCATGCTGATGAAGATCGGTGGCGAGTTGCCTGCGCGCTTCGACCTTTCCCGCCTGCGGTTCCTTGCCAGCGTGGGAGAACCCTTGAACCCGGAAGCCGTGGTCTGGAGCAATCGTGTCTTCGGCCGGCCCTTCCACGACAATTGGTGGCAGACGGAGACGGGCGGCATCATGATCGCCAACTACGCCTCCGCGACCGTGAAGCCGGGCTCGATGGGCCGTCCGCTTCCGGGCATCGAGGCCGCCGTCGTGGAGCGCCGCGACGACGGGACGGTTGCCCTGCTCGACACGCCGATGGCGGTCGGCGAACTGGCCCTGAAGCGCGGCTGGCCCTCCATGTTCCGCGGCTATCTGAACCAGCAGGCGCGCTACGAGAAGGCCTTCGCGGGCATTTGGTACCTGACCGAGGATCTCGTCCAGCGCGACGGGGACGGCTATTTCTGGTTCGTCGGACGCGCCGACGACATGATCAAGTCCGCCGGCCACCTGATCGGGCCGTTCGAGGTCGAAAGCGCCCTCATGGAGCACGAGGCGGTCGCGGAAGCAGGCGTCATCGGCGTGCCCGACGAACGCATGGGCGAGGCGGTGAAGGCGTTCGTGGCGCTGAAGCCCGGGTTCGAGGACACCGAAACGCTGCGCCGCGACCTGCTGGCACATGCGCGCAAGCGTCTCGGCCCCGCGGTCGCCCCGCGCGAGATCGCGGTGCGCCCCGGCCTGCCCAAGACCCGCAGCGGCAAGATCATGCGCCGCCTTCTCAAGGCCCGCGAACTGGGCCTGCCCGAGGGCGACACGTCCACGCTTGAGGAGAACGGCCGATGACCGGCGCAGGCACGAAGGTCCATCTCACGCGCGAGCACGGGCTCGCCCTCCTCGCACAAATGCTGCGCATCCGCCGGTTCGAGGAACGCTGCGCGGAGCTTTACACGCAGGAGAAGATCCGCGGCTTCCTGCACCTCTACATCGGTGAGGAAGCGGTCGCGACCGGCGTGATGGAGACGCTCACGCCCGAGGACCGCATCGTCGCCACCTATCGGGAGCACGGGCACGCGCTGGCGCGCGGCATCTCCATGAACGCCGTCATGGCGGAGATGTACGGCAAGGCCGCGGGCTGCAGCCGGGGGCGCGGCGGCTCCATGCACCTGTTCGACCGGGAGACGAACTTCTACGGCGGCAACGCCATCGTCGGCGGCGGTCTGCCGATGGCCGTGGGCCTCGCGCTCGCCGACCGGATGCAGGACCGCGCGGCGCTCACCTGCTGCTTCTTCGGGGAGGGCGCGGCGGCGGAAGGCGAGTTCCACGAGAGCATGAACCTCGCCGCGCTCTGGAAATTGCCGGTCCTCTTCGTCTGCGAGAACAATCTCTACGCCATGGGCACGCGCCTCGACCTCAGCGAGGCGGAGACCGACATCGCCGCCAAGGCGCGCGGCTACGCCATGCCGGCGGAGGCCGTCGACGGCATGGACGTGGTCGCGGTGGAAGCGGCCGCGCGCCGTCTCGGCACGGAAATACGCGAGGGCGGCGGCCCGCGCTTCCTCGAATGCCGCACCTACCGGTTCCGCGCGCACTCCATGTTCGACCCGCAGCTTTACCGCACGAAGGAGGAGGTCGAGGCCTGGACCGAACGCGATCCCATCGCGCGCCTGCGCGCCTGGCTGGAGGAGGTCCGCTACCTGCACGCGGGCGACCTCGACCGGATCGAGGCGGAGACCGCGGACGAGGTGGAGGCCGCCGTCGCTTTTGCCGAGGCCGCCGAGTGGGAACCCGTCGAGGACCTGATGACCGACGTCGGCGCGGAGGCACGCACATGAGCGTCACCACCTACCGCGAGGCCGTGCGCGCCGCCATCCGGGAGGCCATGCAGAAGGACGAGCGCGTCTTCCTCATGGGCGAGGACGTGGGCCACTATGGCGGCTGCTACGCCGTCAGCAAGGGCCTGCTGGAGGAGTTCGGGCCCGAGCGCATCCGCGACACGCCGCTGTCGGAATCGGCCTTTACCGGTGCCGGCATCGCCGCCGCGATGGCGGGGATGCGGCCCATCGTCGAGGTGATGACGGTCAACTTCTCGCTGCTCGCACTCGACCAGATCATGAATACGGCCGCCACGATCCGCCACATGTCAGGCGGGCAGTTCCGTTGCCCCGTGGTGATCCGCATGGCGACGGGCGCGGGCCGCCAACTCGCCGCCCAGCACTCCCACAGTCTCGAAGGCTGGTATGCCCACATCCCCGGCATCCGGGTGCTCGCGCCCGCGACACTGGAAGATGCACGCGGGATGCTGTGGACCGCTCTCGATGACCCCGACCCGGTGCTGATCTTCGAGAACGCGCTCCTTTACAACATGGAGGGCGAACTGGCCGACGACGCGGGCGCGGTGGACATCGACCGGGCCGCGATCCGGAGGGAGGGACACGATATCACGCTCCTCACCTATGGCGGGTCCCTGGGCAAGACGCTCGCCGCCGCGGAACAGCTTGAGGGCGACGGCATCTCGGCGGAGGTGATCGACCTGCGCACGCTCCGCCCCCTGGACGAGGGCACGATCCTCGCGTCGGTCGCCCGCACGCGCCGCGCGATCGTCGTCGACGAGGGCTGGCGGACGGGAAGCCTCGCCGCCGAGGTCTCGGCCCGCATCATGGAAGGCGCGTTCTGGGAGCTGGATGCGCCCGTCGGCCGGGTCTGCAGCGCCGAGGTTCCCATCCCCTACGCCCAGCACCTGGAGGCTGCGGCGATCCCGCAGGTCCCCGGCATCGTGGCCGCCGCGCGCGCGGCGATGGGGCGGTGATGGCCGAGTTCCGGATGCCCTCGCTCGGCGCCGACATGGAGGCCGGCACGCTTGTCGAATGGCTGAAGAAGCCCGGCGAGAAGGTCGCGCGCGGCGACGTGATCGCGGTCGTCGAGACGCAGAAGGGCGCGATCGAGGTCGAGTGCTTCGAGACCGGCACGCTGGCCGAATACCTCGTCGAGCCCGGCGCCAAGGTGCCCGTCGGCACGCCGCTCGCCCGCATCGAGACGGAGAGCGAAAGGCACGAAGAACCCCGCCCCGCGACCCCGAAGCCCGAGGCAGCCGAACCGGCGCAAGCGCCCAAGCCTGCGGCCCCGAAGCCAGAACCCGAACCCCAAGTCCCACCGCCATCGCCCACCCCCGAGAGAGCCCGCCGCCGCGTCTCGCCCGCCGCACGCAAGATCGCGCGCGAGCGCGGCATCGACCTCTCAGGCATCGAGGGCAGCGGACCGGGCGGCGCCGTCGTCTCCGCCGACCTTCCCGAGGCCGCCGCGAGGCCCGCAGCATCCGCGCCCCGCGGACGCCTCGACCTCGGCGAGATGCGCAAGGCCATTGCCGCAGCCATGGCGCGCTCGAAACGGGAAATACCGCACTATTACCTCGCCCACGACATCGACCTGACCGCCGCGGAGACCTGGCTTGCCCGGACGAACGGCGCCCGCACGCCGGAAGACCGCCTGCTGATGGGCGTGCTGCTCGTCAAGGCCGTGGCCCGCGCGCTCGCCCGCTTTCCGGAGTTCAACGGGACGTGGGAGGACGCCGCGTTCCGCCCCGGCGAGGGCATCCACGTCGGCGTGGCCATCGCCATTCGCGGCGGCGGCCTGATCGCGCCCGCGATCCGGGACGCCGACGGCCTCTCCCTCGACGATCTCATGGCGCATCTGCGCGACCTCGTGGCGCGCGTCCGCTCGGGCGCCCTGCGCAGTTCCGAGCTTGGCGGCGCGACCGCGACGGTTTCCAGCCTCGGCGACCGGGGCGTTGGCACGCTCTACGGCGTCATCTACCCGCCGCAGGTCGCGCTGATCGGCTTCGGCCGGCCGTCCCCGCGGCCCTGGGCGGTCGGGGAGGCGCTCGCCGTGCGCACCGTGCTCACCGCCACGCTCGCCGCCGACCACCGGGCGAGCGACGGCCACCGCGGCGCGCTGCTGCTGCGCGAGATCGACACGCTGCTGCAAGACCCGGAGGCCCTGTGACATGACCCGCGACGAGATCCGCACCGCCGTCGTGGAGGAGGTCTCTGCCATCGCGCCCGATGCAGACCTCGCGGCGCTCGACCCCTCCGCCGACATGCGCGAGGCGATCGACCTCGACTCCATGGACGTGCTGAACCTGCTGATCGCGCTGCACAAGCGCCTCGGCATCGACATCCCGGAAGAGGACGCGGGCCAGCTCGTCACGCTCGGCGGTGCCGTCGACTATCTCGCGGCGCGCGCCGGCTGACGGCAGCGGGCTGGCGCCGGGGGGCCGCGATGGGATAAAGCGGGTCCGTCACCCGAACCCTGTAAGGCGGCACATGCGACGATCTCTCCCGCCTCCCCCGCCCTTGCAGGCAGTGCCATGACCGCAAGCCTGCTCGGCGGCCTGTTCCTCGCGGCCTTTGCCGCCGCGACCGTTCTGCCGGCACAGTCCGAAGGGCTGCTGGTCGCGCTACTGCTCGCGGGGCACGAGCCGTGGGTTCTGGTGGCGGTGGCGAGCGTCGGGAACACGCTCGGCTCCAGCGTGAACTGGCTCCTGGGGCGCGGGATCGAGCGGTTCCGCGACCGCCCCTGGTTCCCGGCGAGCGAGGCGGGCCTCGCGCGCGCCCAGCGCTGGTATCATCGCTATGGGAAATGGTCGCTGCTGCTGAGCTGGATGCCCATTGTCGGCGACCCGCTGACCGTGATCGCGGGCTTGATGCGGGAGCGTTTCTCCGTCTTCCTGCTGCTCGTCGCCGTCGCCAAGACCGGCCGCTACCTCGCCCTCGCCGCCGTTACGCTCAGCGTGGTGTGACAAGGAGGTAGAGCAAACCAGAAAGATCGCTCAACACAATTGACTTACACTTGAAGGCAGATAGCATACCATTTTATTATACGACTCATAATTTGAGAGGACATGGACATGGCCGAAAAGAGATACAATATACACTACAAGACAATCAAGCCAGTTGAGTTCTCCAGCAAATCGGCGGCGAAATCCTACCTGGAGTCTGAGCGAGAACTGTGGCGACCACTGCAGGAAGCCGTAGCAGAGAAAAATGAGCTCCGCTCGATTCAAACTCGAAACCACACATCCGCGCTTGAGGGATTTGATCAGGTTTTTGATAGGCTTCTGAAAGCTTGTGAGAACGTGGATGACTTTAACAGAAAAACAGCCACCCTCTACCAAGGAGAAATACTCCCACCCCCATCCTCATCAACAGAAGGAATTTTGATACTAGGCCTCTTAAAAGCCGGAAGGAAAGATGATGCAATTCATGCATTTATATACTTTGTCGCTAGAAATTATACAATAAATTACCAGAACCAAACATTTATCAAAGACGCCTTCGAGAACGGCAAGATACTGCACACTGCTGCCCACGCAGCAGCGGCCCTGGCCCCTGCAACGCCAATGTCGAAGCGGCTGAACGAGGCATTGCGCTCAGCCAAGGCGAATGCCGAGGCGCTCGACGAAGAGGTCGCAACAGCACAGACAATCAACAAGGAACATGCTCAGGCCCTGGAGCGTTTGCGCGACCACTGGAAGCGCCGCGCCAAAAGGATCGAAGCCATTATCGTTCGTCGCGAGCGACAGAGAAGGTCACGGTACGACTCTTGGCTTGCGAACATCGATGACGAGGTTGCCAAACGCTTTGAGCGTGCAGAGAAGCGCCTGGCTGCCCTCGACCGCGCCAACAAAACCAAACAGGAAGAGCGGCAAGCCGAATTTGATCGCCTGCTCGACCTCTTTCACACCCAACTTCGCTCGCGCGCTCCGGCAAAACTCTGGAGCGATCGAGCGGCTGCCCATATCAAGAAAGCAAATCATTCTCGTTGGGTTTTCTTGGGTGGAACGGCGGCTGCAGTCTTAATTGGGATCATGATCCCATACTGCTTCGGCGACTATATAGCACAGAGCTTCTTCACACTTAGCTGCGATCAGGCGACGCCTCCTGTCTGCACGCGGGTCTTTTCAGCAAAAGGACCGCTGACCGTTGCGGGACTTCTGCTTGTCATGTCGCTGGTCATGTGGGCCTTGCGCTTGACCTACAAGATCTATCTGAGCGAACGGCACCTCGCCTTGGATGCGAGCGAGAAGGAGGCGTTCGCGCAAACTTTTCTCGCCATAAAGGAGGGAGCGAACGTCGATGCTCAGAACGAGGCAATCGTTCTGGCGTCACTCTTCCGTCCCACGCAGGATGGAATCATAAAGGATGATGAAGGGGCAATCGACTTCTCGGCGGCTGCGATAATCGCGAGGCAGCTTGGGAAGGGCACTCCTTAACACCGCCCCTCTAGCACACCTTGCAGATCTCGCCGCCGGAGACGCGCACGAGGTCGTCGAAGGTGACGGGGAAGACCGCGTTCGGCGCGCCGGCTGCGGCCCACAGCGGGCCGATCCCCTGCAACGTCCCGTCGATGAAGGTGCGCAAGGGCGCGTCGTGACCGAAGGGCGGCACGCCGCCGATGGCGAAGCCCGCCTCCGCGCGCACGCGCTTGACGTCCGCGCGGGAAAGATCGTGGCCCGTGCGCGCCCGGAACGCCGCCGCGTCCACCTGGTTCGCGCCGGAGACGAGCAGCAGCACCAGCGCGCCCTCCCCCGTCTCGAACACCAGCGACTTGACGATCTGGGAGACCGCGCAGCCGCAGGCCTCCGCCGCTTCCGCCGCCGTGCGGGTGGAGGCGTCGAGGACATGCACCTCCGCCTCGAAGCCCAGCGCGCGGGCGCGTTCGGCGAAGCGTTCGGGTCCTGAACTCATCGGGCGGCTCCTCGCATGGCGCGGTCGGTGCGTCATCCTCGGCGAGCGTGCGCCCATGCGCAACGCGCGCGCGCCGCAAGGCACGCCTGCGCGGGAGAACGGTCATGTCGAACGGGAGGAGATGGCTGGGGCGCCAGGATTCGAACCTGGGATCACGGGACCAAAACCCGATGCCTTACCGCTTGGCTACGCCCCATCTGAAGCGGGCGGGAACATAGCCACCTCCGCGCGCGCGTGCAACGGTCTTGCTGCAAAAATTTATCGCCGCGCGCACCCCATCTCGCCCCTTGGCAAGCCGCACCATGATCGATATAACGCGCGCACCTCGGGCGGCGGAGTGTAGCTCAGCCTGGTAGAGCACTGTCTTCGGGAGGCAGGGGCCGCAGGTTCAAATCCTGCCACTCCGACCATCAACCGCTCGCCCGGGGTTCTTCCCGACACCGGATCGCATGCCGCGCCGCTCAAACCGGCGGCTGCTCCCGCTTGCCCGCCCGAATCGCGAACGCCGCCGCCGCCCAGAAGGCCGTGAGCAGGATCAGCGCCCCGGCGACCAGCGCCGCCAGGACCGCACCATAGGTGCCCGACGCCTGCCACAGATAGGCGACCGCCAGCGGGGCCGCCGCCTTCGCCACCAGCGAGGGGGCGAGCAGCGCGCCGTTGATCGCGCCATAGGCGTCGCGCGTCAGCATCTCCGGCACGGCGAGACCGCGGACGATCGTGAAGACCCCGTTCGCCGCTCCGTAGAGCGCCGCGATCGCCGCCGCCGAGACCAGTCCCGGCTCCAGCACCGCCAGCGCGATCATCGCGCCCGCGAAGACGACGACGGCGACGCAGCCGATCGACCGCACTGTCGCGCGCGGACCGAAGATCCAGATGCCGAAGCGTCCGGCCACCTGCGCCGGACCGATCACCGCCATGACCGTGACCGCGCCCGCTGCGTCCAGCCCGCGCTCCAGCAGCAGCGGATAGAGGTGGAAGGTGAAGGCGGAAAAGGTCGCCGTGTAGGCCACGAAGACCACCGCCAGCGCCCAGAACACGGGCGTGCGCATCGCCCGCGCGACTGCGCGGCGTCCCGCCAGCGGTGCTGCGGCCCCCGCGGCGGGCGGCGGCGCGGGCGCGTCCCTGCCTGCATCGATCATGGACGCATAGAGCCCCGCGCAGATCGCGATATTGACCCCGCCCAGCGCCACCAGCGCGCCGCGCCAGCCCCACCAGCCCATGAGCACCTCGATGAGCGGGATGAAGACCGTGCTCGCGAACCCGCCCCACAGCGTCAGCGCGGTGATTCCCGCCCGCGCGCGCCCCGCCCCCATGCGCCGCGAGATGACCGCGAACGCCGGCTCGTAGAGCACCGCCGCCTGCAGGCAGCCGATCCCTGCGAACACCGCGTAGAAGAGCCAGAGCGTTTCAACCTGCGACCACGCGATCAGCAGCAGCCCCGCCAGCAGCGATCCGCCCGTCATCACCGCGCGCCCATGTCCCCGGTCGATGGCCGCGCCCACCGGATAGGCTGCAAGCCCCGACAGCGCGAGGCCGAGCGTGATCGCGCCATAGAGATCCGGCCGCGACCAGCCCAGCTCGCGCCCCATGCCCTCCGCGATCTGCGGGAAGCTGTAATAGAGACTGCCCCAGGAGCAGATCTGCCCGATCCCCAGCGCGGCGACGAAGCCGCGGGTGCCGGGCGCAAGGCGGGTCACATCTTCCGGAACGCCGATGCCGCGCATGGCCTGTCACTCCTGCTCACGCCAGAGAAGCCGAAGCGTGCGCCGCTTGCAATCCGCGCCGCACGCAAGTCAGGCCGCCGTTCTCGGGCCTTCATCGACTTTTCAGCACGCCCCCTGTATCCCGGTTCCTGCGCGCCGCGATTCCCGACCCGCGTGCGCGCGTGTCCTCACTGTTCCCGGATCCACGACGATGCCGAACGACGCCACCATCCCGCCGCATCAGACGCCCACCAAGGCCTATCGCAACGAGTCCTTCCTGCTCGGCCGCGAGGGGCGGCCGCTGCGCATCCTGTCGGAGTATCTGGAGCCCCTGAAGCGGCTGCGCGACGCCGGCATCGAGGACACCATCGTCTTCTTCGGCTCCGCCCGCATCCCGCCGCGCGACGTGGCGCAGGAAGCGCTGGACGCGCTGGCAGCCGACGCCAGCGCCGAGGACCGTGCCGCGGCCGAGCGCACGCTCGCCATGTCGGAATACTACGAGGCCGCGCGCGAGCTTGCCCGCCGCCTCGCCTTCTGGGCCGAGCACCTGGGCGGCGGGAACCACCGCTTCGCCATCCTGACGGGCGGCGGCCCCGGCATCATGGAGGCGGCCAACCGCGGCGCGCACGAGGCGGGCGCCCCGTCGATCGGCATGAACATCTCCCTGCCGTTCGAGCAGTATCCGAACCCCTACATCAGCAAGGGGCTGGCGTTCGAGTTCCATTACTTCTTCATGCGCAAGTTCTGGCTCGTCTACATGTCCAAGGCGGCTGTCATCATGCCGGGCGGCATGGGCACGCTGGACGAGTTCTTCGAGCTTCTGACCCTCGTGCAGACCGAAAAGATCCGCCGCAAGCTGCCGATCGTCCTGTTCGGCCGGTCGTATTGGGAGCCCATTCTGAACTTCCAGCCCATGGCATCCTCTGGCACGATCTCTCCAGAAGATCTCGCGCTCTTCCACGTCACCGATTCCGTGGACGATGCGTGTTCCTGGCTGCAGGCGCAGTTGAAGTCCTGGGCCGTGGACAATCCGGGCGGCGGCCTCGACCAGTGGCTCGACCCCATCGCCTGACGAAGGCAAGACAAGAAGGAAACCGCCCCGCATGAGCCGCCTCGACAGCGTCATCCGCCGGTTGTCCGCACAGCGCGACATCCTGAACACGATGCCGGAGCGGCTGAAGGCGCTGCCAGGCCCGGTCCTCGAGGTCGGTCTCGGCAACGGACGCACCTACGACCATCTGCGCGGGCTGTTTCCGGGGCGGGAGATCT is drawn from Futiania mangrovi and contains these coding sequences:
- a CDS encoding DUF6161 domain-containing protein, producing the protein MAEKRYNIHYKTIKPVEFSSKSAAKSYLESERELWRPLQEAVAEKNELRSIQTRNHTSALEGFDQVFDRLLKACENVDDFNRKTATLYQGEILPPPSSSTEGILILGLLKAGRKDDAIHAFIYFVARNYTINYQNQTFIKDAFENGKILHTAAHAAAALAPATPMSKRLNEALRSAKANAEALDEEVATAQTINKEHAQALERLRDHWKRRAKRIEAIIVRRERQRRSRYDSWLANIDDEVAKRFERAEKRLAALDRANKTKQEERQAEFDRLLDLFHTQLRSRAPAKLWSDRAAAHIKKANHSRWVFLGGTAAAVLIGIMIPYCFGDYIAQSFFTLSCDQATPPVCTRVFSAKGPLTVAGLLLVMSLVMWALRLTYKIYLSERHLALDASEKEAFAQTFLAIKEGANVDAQNEAIVLASLFRPTQDGIIKDDEGAIDFSAAAIIARQLGKGTP
- a CDS encoding dihydrolipoamide acetyltransferase family protein, which produces MAEFRMPSLGADMEAGTLVEWLKKPGEKVARGDVIAVVETQKGAIEVECFETGTLAEYLVEPGAKVPVGTPLARIETESERHEEPRPATPKPEAAEPAQAPKPAAPKPEPEPQVPPPSPTPERARRRVSPAARKIARERGIDLSGIEGSGPGGAVVSADLPEAAARPAASAPRGRLDLGEMRKAIAAAMARSKREIPHYYLAHDIDLTAAETWLARTNGARTPEDRLLMGVLLVKAVARALARFPEFNGTWEDAAFRPGEGIHVGVAIAIRGGGLIAPAIRDADGLSLDDLMAHLRDLVARVRSGALRSSELGGATATVSSLGDRGVGTLYGVIYPPQVALIGFGRPSPRPWAVGEALAVRTVLTATLAADHRASDGHRGALLLREIDTLLQDPEAL
- a CDS encoding YqaA family protein, which codes for MTASLLGGLFLAAFAAATVLPAQSEGLLVALLLAGHEPWVLVAVASVGNTLGSSVNWLLGRGIERFRDRPWFPASEAGLARAQRWYHRYGKWSLLLSWMPIVGDPLTVIAGLMRERFSVFLLLVAVAKTGRYLALAAVTLSVV
- a CDS encoding LOG family protein codes for the protein MPNDATIPPHQTPTKAYRNESFLLGREGRPLRILSEYLEPLKRLRDAGIEDTIVFFGSARIPPRDVAQEALDALAADASAEDRAAAERTLAMSEYYEAARELARRLAFWAEHLGGGNHRFAILTGGGPGIMEAANRGAHEAGAPSIGMNISLPFEQYPNPYISKGLAFEFHYFFMRKFWLVYMSKAAVIMPGGMGTLDEFFELLTLVQTEKIRRKLPIVLFGRSYWEPILNFQPMASSGTISPEDLALFHVTDSVDDACSWLQAQLKSWAVDNPGGGLDQWLDPIA
- a CDS encoding MFS transporter codes for the protein MRGIGVPEDVTRLAPGTRGFVAALGIGQICSWGSLYYSFPQIAEGMGRELGWSRPDLYGAITLGLALSGLAAYPVGAAIDRGHGRAVMTGGSLLAGLLLIAWSQVETLWLFYAVFAGIGCLQAAVLYEPAFAVISRRMGAGRARAGITALTLWGGFASTVFIPLIEVLMGWWGWRGALVALGGVNIAICAGLYASMIDAGRDAPAPPPAAGAAAPLAGRRAVARAMRTPVFWALAVVFVAYTATFSAFTFHLYPLLLERGLDAAGAVTVMAVIGPAQVAGRFGIWIFGPRATVRSIGCVAVVVFAGAMIALAVLEPGLVSAAAIAALYGAANGVFTIVRGLAVPEMLTRDAYGAINGALLAPSLVAKAAAPLAVAYLWQASGTYGAVLAALVAGALILLTAFWAAAAFAIRAGKREQPPV
- a CDS encoding acyl carrier protein; the encoded protein is MTRDEIRTAVVEEVSAIAPDADLAALDPSADMREAIDLDSMDVLNLLIALHKRLGIDIPEEDAGQLVTLGGAVDYLAARAG
- a CDS encoding YbaK/EbsC family protein yields the protein MSSGPERFAERARALGFEAEVHVLDASTRTAAEAAEACGCAVSQIVKSLVFETGEGALVLLLVSGANQVDAAAFRARTGHDLSRADVKRVRAEAGFAIGGVPPFGHDAPLRTFIDGTLQGIGPLWAAAGAPNAVFPVTFDDLVRVSGGEICKVC